One window of the Streptomyces sp. ITFR-21 genome contains the following:
- a CDS encoding DUF1684 domain-containing protein, whose protein sequence is MTAQTQELDRADFVQQWQEWQAGRERVLGDPHGFLAITSLNWLDATPTRFPDAPGAWSTTEEGVVVELAEGEELTLDGRTLRGRHGFGEIAERASLYPAAGDAVIEIAKRGGHDILRPRHPENGLRVGFSATPAYEPDPRWARTGRFVPFDVPRPVTVGAAVEGLQHVYDAPGQVEFDLDGATYRLTAFNGHAPGSLLVLFTDATSGVTTYAANRSLSVGTPDAEGTVVVDFNRASNLPCAYTDLATCPLPPAGNRLPVAVEAGEKIPYERAGGQ, encoded by the coding sequence ATGACCGCGCAGACCCAGGAACTCGACCGGGCGGACTTCGTCCAGCAGTGGCAGGAGTGGCAGGCCGGGCGCGAGCGCGTGCTGGGCGACCCGCACGGCTTCCTCGCCATCACCAGCCTGAACTGGCTCGACGCCACTCCTACCCGTTTCCCCGACGCACCCGGTGCCTGGTCCACCACCGAGGAGGGCGTGGTGGTGGAGCTGGCCGAGGGCGAGGAGCTGACCCTGGACGGGCGGACGCTGCGCGGCCGGCACGGTTTCGGTGAGATCGCCGAGCGGGCGAGCCTGTACCCCGCGGCGGGGGACGCGGTGATCGAGATCGCCAAGCGCGGCGGCCACGACATCCTGCGCCCCCGCCACCCGGAGAACGGACTGCGGGTCGGCTTCTCCGCCACCCCCGCGTACGAGCCCGACCCGCGCTGGGCCCGCACCGGCCGCTTCGTGCCGTTCGACGTGCCGCGGCCGGTGACGGTCGGCGCGGCCGTCGAGGGGCTCCAGCACGTCTACGACGCCCCGGGCCAGGTGGAGTTCGACCTGGACGGCGCCACCTACCGGCTGACCGCCTTCAACGGCCACGCCCCCGGCAGTCTGCTCGTGCTGTTCACCGACGCCACCTCCGGCGTGACGACGTACGCGGCCAACCGGTCGCTGTCCGTCGGCACCCCCGACGCGGAGGGCACCGTGGTCGTCGACTTCAACCGCGCGTCCAACCTGCCCTGCGCCTACACCGACCTCGCCACCTGCCCGCT
- a CDS encoding flavin reductase family protein — protein sequence MTAARAQHREDRHERLGLRPAGRPPKPQTHGPGDGQGVRADGRTLEPAELRRVFGTFPTGVTAVAALVDGVPVGLAANSFTSVSLDPPLVSVCVAHTSTTWPVLRDRARLGVSVLGAHQERACAQLAGRGGDRFAGLDWHATDDGAVLLAGASAWFDCAVEQHIRAGDHDIVLLRIHELGADHAVAPLVFHASRFRRLEEAADRAHPPKE from the coding sequence ATGACCGCGGCCCGAGCGCAGCACAGGGAAGACCGCCACGAACGCCTCGGCCTACGGCCGGCGGGTCGGCCGCCGAAGCCGCAGACGCACGGTCCGGGGGACGGCCAGGGCGTCCGGGCGGACGGGCGTACGCTGGAGCCGGCGGAGTTGCGGCGGGTGTTCGGGACCTTCCCGACCGGTGTCACCGCTGTCGCCGCGCTGGTCGACGGGGTGCCCGTGGGCCTGGCCGCCAACTCCTTCACCTCGGTGTCCCTCGACCCGCCGCTGGTGTCCGTCTGCGTGGCGCACACCTCGACCACCTGGCCGGTGCTCAGGGACCGCGCCCGGCTCGGCGTCAGTGTGCTCGGCGCCCACCAGGAGCGCGCCTGCGCGCAGCTCGCGGGCCGCGGCGGCGACCGGTTCGCGGGCCTGGACTGGCACGCCACCGACGACGGCGCGGTACTGCTGGCCGGCGCCAGCGCCTGGTTCGACTGCGCCGTCGAGCAGCACATACGGGCCGGCGACCACGACATCGTGCTGCTGCGGATCCACGAACTGGGCGCCGACCACGCCGTCGCGCCCCTGGTCTTCCACGCCAGCCGTTTCCGGCGTCTCGAAGAGGCCGCCGACCGGGCCCACCCTCCGAAGGAGTAG